One window from the genome of bacterium encodes:
- a CDS encoding serine hydrolase, producing MNSNWSFGYGIGFALFRKSDRTLVGHAGDAPGYDSMIAFVPESKLGIVILTNMDTKEWPRNTCEKSWIANSDF from the coding sequence ATGAATAGCAATTGGAGTTTCGGTTACGGAATTGGGTTCGCCCTTTTTCGAAAAAGCGACCGCACTCTAGTTGGTCACGCAGGCGACGCTCCCGGGTATGATTCGATGATTGCTTTCGTCCCGGAATCAAAACTGGGAATCGTAATATTAACGAATATGGATACAAAGGAGTGGCCACGAAACACTTGTGAGAAGTCCTGGATTGCTAATTCCGATTTTTGA
- a CDS encoding NAD(P)-dependent alcohol dehydrogenase translates to MLVRVPEHLNDTEAATLPCAAVTAWNALSGEGSPKPGETVVVLGSGGVSLFSLQFARLKKARVIACSRSEAKITQLLKLGADHAINSGVSPGWPEVVMQLTEGRGADYIIDVVGRLADSVHALRFGGLISVIGMLDRFSTEIDPAVIMAKKARLRGLQVGSREMFEAMNRALFRHRIRPVIDRVYNLTAVQAAYRRLESGDQFGKVCIRLWPDTKEKSDFN, encoded by the coding sequence GTGCTGGTTCGAGTCCCGGAGCACCTGAATGATACGGAAGCGGCAACGCTGCCGTGCGCGGCCGTAACGGCATGGAACGCCTTGTCCGGAGAAGGTTCGCCGAAGCCCGGGGAGACGGTAGTTGTACTGGGTTCCGGGGGAGTATCGTTGTTTTCGCTTCAATTTGCTCGCCTCAAAAAAGCGCGTGTTATTGCATGCTCCCGGAGCGAAGCCAAGATAACCCAACTTTTAAAACTGGGTGCAGATCACGCAATCAACTCTGGAGTTTCACCTGGATGGCCTGAAGTTGTGATGCAATTAACGGAGGGCCGCGGGGCCGATTACATTATAGATGTTGTTGGCAGGCTCGCGGATTCCGTTCATGCACTCCGGTTCGGAGGTCTCATTAGCGTCATCGGAATGCTCGATCGATTTTCGACTGAAATCGATCCGGCTGTAATAATGGCAAAAAAGGCGCGTCTCCGCGGGCTCCAGGTTGGCTCAAGGGAAATGTTCGAAGCCATGAATCGCGCCCTTTTCCGCCACCGAATCCGTCCTGTCATCGATCGCGTTTACAACCTGACAGCCGTGCAGGCCGCCTACCGCAGACTTGAAAGCGGTGATCAGTTCGGCAAAGTATGCATCCGGCTCTGGCCTGATACTAAAGAAAAAAGCGACTTTAACTAA
- a CDS encoding amidohydrolase family protein: MSNTADGVEEIRKAIRLQIKYGADQIKFAATGGVFSEAGSAEGMQYSPKEMRAIVDEAHLWGKRVAAHAHGTQGIKTAVEAGVDSIEHGSLIDEEGIEMMKKRGTYLIPTIFAADAVEIYGKDWNLPESILARGRSINKENVKTTERQSRRVSRLGSDQTPPYFPTE, from the coding sequence TTGAGTAACACTGCGGATGGGGTTGAAGAGATCAGGAAAGCTATTCGACTTCAGATTAAGTACGGAGCCGATCAAATTAAATTTGCAGCCACTGGTGGGGTATTTAGTGAAGCGGGATCGGCCGAGGGTATGCAGTACTCTCCTAAGGAGATGAGAGCCATCGTGGATGAGGCGCATCTCTGGGGCAAGAGAGTTGCGGCGCACGCACACGGAACGCAAGGAATAAAAACTGCTGTGGAGGCAGGAGTCGATTCCATTGAACATGGAAGTCTTATAGATGAAGAAGGAATTGAGATGATGAAGAAACGTGGCACTTATCTCATTCCCACAATTTTTGCGGCGGATGCTGTTGAAATTTACGGTAAGGATTGGAATCTGCCTGAAAGTATCCTCGCAAGAGGGCGGTCTATCAACAAAGAAAACGTGAAAACTACAGAAAGGCAATCAAGGCGGGTGTCAAGGTTGGGTTCGGATCAGACGCCACCGTATTTCCCCACGGAATGA
- the fabG gene encoding 3-oxoacyl-ACP reductase FabG, producing MRFVGKIALVTGAGKGIGKATALKLASEGSDVAVHYLRSSEHAESVCEKIRALGARALAVQADIADRETVNKMVACVTAELGPIQLLVNNAGDIGDIDFHQLQPEHWDRIVAINLTGPFNLIWAVKEGMLARQFGRIVNISSIAALAVRPNLLPYSAAKAGVISLTKSCCAPFAQKNIRINSVAPGAIDTDMLRELSPQTVEQLKSATPLGRLGEPEEIANVVAFLLSEESSYMTGSTIIVSGGRMLIP from the coding sequence ATGAGATTCGTCGGAAAAATAGCTCTCGTGACGGGGGCCGGCAAAGGAATAGGGAAGGCTACAGCTCTCAAGCTGGCATCGGAAGGATCTGATGTCGCTGTACACTATCTTCGTTCATCGGAACATGCCGAATCAGTTTGTGAGAAAATTCGTGCGCTGGGAGCTCGAGCCTTGGCGGTTCAGGCAGATATTGCCGACAGAGAAACCGTAAATAAGATGGTAGCTTGCGTCACTGCGGAGCTTGGCCCGATCCAATTGCTGGTAAACAATGCGGGGGATATAGGGGATATCGATTTCCATCAATTGCAGCCTGAGCATTGGGATCGGATTGTTGCAATAAACCTCACAGGCCCCTTCAATCTTATCTGGGCAGTGAAGGAGGGGATGCTTGCTCGACAATTCGGCAGGATCGTAAATATTTCCTCTATTGCGGCCTTAGCCGTTCGACCGAATCTTCTTCCGTACTCAGCTGCAAAAGCCGGGGTGATCTCATTGACAAAATCCTGTTGCGCTCCGTTTGCTCAAAAGAATATCAGAATCAATTCCGTCGCACCGGGCGCAATTGATACGGATATGTTGCGTGAGCTTTCCCCACAAACAGTAGAGCAATTGAAGTCCGCGACTCCGTTGGGCCGTTTGGGCGAACCGGAGGAAATCGCAAATGTTGTCGCGTTTCTTCTCAGTGAGGAATCAAGTTACATGACGGGCTCTACAATCATCGTCAGCGGTGGCAGAATGCTGATTCCGTAA
- a CDS encoding alcohol dehydrogenase catalytic domain-containing protein has protein sequence MKLVELRERYAIDNLMVVEGPVPEVRAGEVLIQINACSLNYRDLLIVRGYGRWKKTLPFVPLSDAAGEVVEVGPGVSRVAIGDSVAAIFVPAWLDGDLSEENDGPAMGEMLPIQGSSRGSAGSSPGAPE, from the coding sequence ATGAAACTGGTTGAATTACGCGAACGTTACGCAATTGATAACCTCATGGTTGTAGAGGGTCCGGTACCGGAAGTACGTGCGGGCGAAGTGTTGATACAAATCAACGCATGTTCCCTGAATTATCGAGATTTGCTGATTGTGAGGGGTTATGGACGTTGGAAAAAAACCTTGCCGTTCGTGCCACTGTCTGATGCGGCTGGAGAAGTTGTGGAGGTTGGACCTGGAGTTTCAAGAGTTGCAATTGGTGACAGTGTTGCTGCGATATTCGTTCCGGCGTGGTTAGATGGAGATCTTTCGGAGGAAAATGATGGGCCTGCCATGGGGGAAATGCTCCCAATACAGGGTTCTTCCAGAGGAAGTGCTGGTTCGAGTCCCGGAGCACCTGAATGA